A stretch of Geomonas oryzisoli DNA encodes these proteins:
- a CDS encoding type II secretion system protein PulP: MNRQKLALFLLLIVLVGAIVYAVVRTPRQQQVATLKNQPGAKATVLRKQPGAPQKAATATGGALHLDLLRREQPGSSGFRRNIFSPIFRDEEKLSSLKLPPPPPPPKKLPPLPSALPVAPPPEPPPPPPPPTQEQLDDAELGKFVFIGFLKKGTEKTVFLSKGGEIFLAKKGGQVGPRFQVSNVTDDAITIKSLQSDRQLVIPLVENRALSIRRPSLSHSPSPRP; encoded by the coding sequence ATGAATCGCCAGAAACTAGCGCTTTTCCTGCTGCTCATCGTCCTTGTCGGGGCGATCGTGTACGCTGTCGTGCGCACACCGAGGCAGCAGCAGGTAGCCACCCTCAAGAACCAGCCGGGCGCCAAGGCGACTGTGCTCAGAAAGCAGCCGGGCGCCCCCCAAAAAGCGGCAACCGCTACCGGCGGAGCTCTGCACCTGGATCTGCTGCGGCGCGAGCAGCCAGGATCCAGCGGCTTCAGGCGCAATATCTTCTCTCCCATCTTCAGAGATGAGGAGAAGCTCTCGTCTCTCAAGCTGCCGCCGCCACCGCCGCCGCCGAAGAAGCTCCCTCCGTTGCCCTCCGCGCTGCCGGTGGCACCGCCGCCGGAGCCGCCTCCTCCTCCTCCGCCGCCGACCCAGGAGCAGTTGGATGACGCCGAATTGGGCAAGTTCGTGTTCATCGGCTTTCTGAAGAAAGGGACGGAGAAGACGGTGTTCCTCTCCAAGGGCGGCGAGATCTTCCTCGCCAAGAAGGGAGGCCAGGTGGGGCCGAGGTTCCAGGTCTCCAACGTGACCGATGATGCCATCACCATCAAGTCGCTGCAGAGCGACCGGCAACTTGTGATTCCGCTGGTAGAGAACAGGGCGCTCAGCATCCGCCGTCCCAGCCTGAGCCACAGCCCCAGTCCCAGGCCTTAA
- the pilO gene encoding type 4a pilus biogenesis protein PilO, protein MSYQMLLDMIAARRKSFTFIAFLALLALGIEAYISTYQRPELANVQQAWFTKRDALARGETQADATKYQQGMRDLDEFRKHLLPKKELAALLSRIYGTAKTNSLVLSGINYRPSKEKGKGNQMVTYGISFNVTGKYASVKSFLADLARYREMLIVESISLSNSSVTEEKVNLRIQTTVYLTEGA, encoded by the coding sequence ATGAGCTACCAGATGCTACTCGACATGATCGCGGCGCGGCGCAAGTCCTTCACATTTATCGCTTTCCTGGCGCTGCTTGCCCTTGGGATTGAGGCGTACATCTCAACCTATCAGAGGCCGGAGCTGGCAAATGTCCAGCAGGCCTGGTTCACCAAGCGCGACGCCCTGGCCCGTGGCGAGACGCAGGCTGACGCCACGAAGTACCAGCAGGGGATGCGCGATCTGGACGAGTTTCGCAAGCACCTGCTTCCCAAGAAGGAGTTGGCCGCGCTGCTGAGCCGGATTTACGGCACGGCCAAGACCAACTCCCTGGTCCTGTCGGGGATCAACTACAGGCCGAGCAAGGAGAAGGGCAAAGGCAATCAGATGGTGACTTACGGCATCTCCTTTAACGTCACCGGCAAGTACGCATCAGTAAAGAGCTTTCTTGCGGACTTGGCGCGTTACCGGGAAATGCTGATCGTAGAGTCCATCTCGCTGAGCAACAGCAGCGTAACCGAGGAAAAGGTAAATCTTAGAATACAGACCACGGTCTACCTGACGGAGGGGGCATGA
- a CDS encoding PilN domain-containing protein has product MKLTINLATRRYVNLRQLNTILAASFAILALVLVYLVRELATNQVEINKIKSQSAAASRGPAGAAPIPVEQMRALDANIAFANALIDRKAVNWLSLLDKLELVVPAGVALTQVEPSAKDPQVVSLGGVALTFENLRSFLENMERSPNFSEVYLLGQSDRKVGKTQQGYGFTLSCKVSNR; this is encoded by the coding sequence ATGAAACTGACCATCAACCTGGCTACCAGGCGCTACGTAAACCTGCGCCAGCTCAACACCATCCTGGCCGCTTCTTTCGCTATCCTGGCGCTGGTCCTGGTGTACCTGGTCCGCGAACTGGCCACCAACCAGGTCGAGATCAACAAGATCAAGAGCCAGAGCGCCGCGGCGAGTCGCGGTCCTGCCGGTGCCGCTCCGATCCCGGTCGAGCAGATGAGGGCTTTGGATGCGAACATTGCCTTCGCCAATGCCCTTATCGACCGCAAAGCGGTGAACTGGCTGTCGCTGCTGGACAAGCTGGAACTCGTGGTCCCCGCCGGGGTGGCCCTTACCCAGGTGGAGCCGTCAGCGAAGGACCCCCAGGTCGTGTCGCTGGGCGGCGTGGCACTGACCTTCGAGAACCTGCGCTCCTTTTTGGAGAACATGGAGCGTTCGCCGAATTTCTCTGAGGTGTACCTGTTGGGCCAAAGCGACCGCAAGGTGGGGAAAACCCAGCAAGGCTACGGTTTCACACTCTCCTGTAAGGTCAGTAACCGATGA